In Deinococcus psychrotolerans, the genomic window CGGGGTCGGCAGCGAGGCTGGCGAGCACTTCGGCGGGCAAATCGGGGTGCTGGGCCACCGCCGCCCGCAGTTGCCATTCGCCTCTGGCGGCGAGTTGGCGCAGCCGGGTTTCGCTCAGCGCGGCGCGGCCCGCCACCGCCCACTGCGCCTGCGGGTCGCTGTGACGCATCGCCAGTTCCTGAATCCACTCGGGAGCGGCGTCCACAGCGGCGAGGCGGGCCAAGCTGCGGCCCGTCCAGCGCTGGATGTGCTGCATCTGGGCCAGCCGGAGCAGCGGCAGCGCGGGGTTGGCAATCACCGCTTCGGGAAAGTCGGCGGCGAGGCTACCCAGCACTTCGGCGGGCGTATTAGGATGGCGGGCTACTGCTTCACGCAGAGGGGGCGCGGCGCTGCGGGCAAGGCGGGTGAGTTCCTCGGCAGTGGCGCTGGGCGCGGGCAGGCCGGTTTGAAGATCGGGCGCGGTCATGCCCTTATTCTGAACGCCCCGCGTTGTCCAGTGTGAGCGGAAGGGACACCAAGTCCAGCCAGCGGCCGAATGTGTGCCCGACCCGTAACGGCTTCAGCAGGGCGCGGCCCACTTGGCCGCCGCATGCCGTTCCGCAGACATAGACGCTGTTCGAGTCGCTAGCCAGAGTAAGTTTATGTATGTTTCCCTTGAGCTTTGACACCCCGCCTAAGGGTTGGCTCAGGCGCGGTGCTTCTTGGGCGGTGCAAGTTCGCAATTCTCAACAACTCACCCTGTTTGTAGAAAGACCACCTGAGCGGGTGGGGTGTTCAATTGCGCTCCTTTCTCGCTGGGTGTCACAAAGTAAAACGCCAGTGCCAGCAGCAAATACACCGCGATCAGCATCACGCCTTCAAACCAGGTCGCCTCGCCGTCTTTGGTTACGGTCGTCACGATCAGCGCCACCGCCACAATAGCCACCAGTTCCAGTGGACTGGAAAACACCAAATTCATCGGCTTGCCGATCAAGTACGAAATAATCACCAGCAGCGGCGCAGTAAACAGGGCTACTTGAATGGTCGCGCCTATGGCGATATTGATGGCCAGCCCAATTTTGCCTTGCCGCGCAAAGTAACTGCCCGCGATGTACTCGGCAAAGTTGCCCACCACCGCCAGCACGATAATGCCCAGAAAAAATGGACTGAGGCCCAGCGCTGCGCTGCTGGCGTCCAGCGCACCGGAGAGCATCTCGGATTCCAACGCGATGATGGCCGTTGCGCCCAGGAGCACCGCTGCCGCCTTCCAGGTCGGCCAGAGCGTGCCTTGGTGCTCCTCTTCTTCCAGCGCGAACACGTCTTTGTGCGTCACCAGCGTATAGACCAAGTTCAGGCCGTAGACCAGAATCAGCACCACCGCCACGCCCAAACTCAGGTATTCGTCTAAGTTGTTGCGGGCGGCGGCGCTTCCGGCTTCAAAGGCAGGCAGCCGCTCGGTCAAATCGAACAGGGCGGGCAGCAGCAAGGCCACCACCACCAAAAACAGCATCGAATTGAGCTGCCCAGCGTTCGCGCCGCTGAATTTCTGGCGGCTGCGGCCAAAGCTGCCGATCAAGATGGCCAGCCCCAGCCCCAGCAGCCCATTGCCGATGATGCTGCCGGTGATCTGCGCTTTCACCACAGCGGTGTTGCCCGCCAGCAGCACGAAAATGGCAATAATCAACTCGGCGAGGTTGCCAAAGGTGACGTTGAGCAGCCCGCCGATGGTCTGTCCTGCGCGGGCGGCGACCTGTTCGGTGGCCTTCCTGAGCCAGTCGGCCAGCGGAATGATCGCCACCGTGGACGCCCCGAATACCCACAGCGGCGGCGCATGAAAGACGTATTCCAGCAGCAGACTGATCGGGATAAAGGCCAGCAAGAGATTCATAGCGCTGACAATAGGGGATGGACAGGGGCGCGTGGGAGCTTGGGGGGAAGCTGAATGTTGGGCTGTTCTTTAGCACCGCCAAGCGTAAGCCTCAGCCCGCACCCCGCCGCCTCCCTGCTCTAGAATCTCCCTTGATGCCTGCCCAAACCCGAACCCTCGCCAGCGGCCTGACCGTGGCCTTTGAGCGCCGCGCCACCCCCGGTTTTTCCTTCCATTTGCGCCTGCCGCTGGGCAGCGCCCACGATCCCGCAGGGCAGGAAGGCACAGCGGGCTTGGTGGAAGAATGGCTCTACAAAGGCGCGGGTGCGTTCAGCGCTCGGCAATTCCAAGATGCCCTAGACGACCTCGGCGTGCGGCGCGGCGGCGGGATAGACGCCGAGGCCACCTACTTTTCCGGCAGCGGCCTGAATGAAGACCTCTCCGGAGCGCTGCGCCTCTACGCCGATCTGCTGCGCCGCCCCCACCTGCCCGCAGGCGAATTGCCGGTGCTGCTCGATCTGGCCCGTCAGGATTTGGAAAGTTCGCAGGACAATCCCGCCGAGCGGCTGGGCCTGGAAGCGCGGCGAATGGTCTTCGGAACAAGCGGCTATGCCCACCCCACCAGCGGAACGGTGCAGGGCCTCAGCCAAATCACCCCCGACACTGCCCGCGCCTTTTGGCAGCGCTACGGCGCGGGCGGCAGCATCCTCAGCGTGGTGGCCGACACGCAGGCCGAGGCAGTCTTTGATCTGGCCGACGAATTGTTCGGTGATTGGCAGACAGCAGACACCGAGCCAGTGCCGCTGACGCCGATGCTGGGCACCACTTCGCACCTCAAAGGCGACAGCCAGCAGACCCACTTCACCTTCACCGGGCGCGGCATTTCGCCGCTCTCGCCGGACTGGTTGGCTTGGCACCTCTCGCTCACCGCTTTGTCGGGCGGGAGCGCCAGCCGCCTGTTTCAAGCGGTGCGCGAAGACCGGGGACTGGCCTACAGTGTCCATGCTGGCCCGCAGGTGGTGGGCGGGGTGGGCCTCATCAGCGGTTACGCGGCCAGCACTCCCCAACGCGCTCCCGAAACGCTGAGCGTGATGCTCGGCGAACTGCGCCGCTGGCAAGCCGGACTGGAGGGGGCCGAGTTTGACCGCGCCAAAAACGCTTTGATGGCCAGCACGGTTTTCGGCTCCGAGAGCATCCGCGCCCGCAGCGGCGGGATGGCCCGCGACTTGGCCGTTTTCGGGCGGGTGCGCGAGGCCAGCGAAATGAGAACTGAAATTGCCGAGTTGACTTTAGAGCGCGTCAATACTTTTCTGTCTGGTTACGACTTGGGCGAACTCAGTTTGGCGTCGCTCGGCCCGGTGCCTTTGTCACTCAAAGCGGAGGCAGCCCATGTCTGAAACCACTCTCCTCAAGCCCACCAAGCACGTGCTGAGCAGCGGCCTGACCGTGCTGCTAGAACGCGATCCCGACGCCCAAACGTTAGCAATGGGCTACTTCGTGGGCACCGGAGCCAGAGACGAGCGGCCCGCCGAGCTGGGTGCGTCGCACTTTTTGGAACACCTGATGTTCAAAGGCTCCGAATCCGTCAGCGCCCTCGATCTCAATACCCGCTTGGACGCGCTGGGCGGGCAGGCCAACGCCTTTACCAGCGAGGAAGCCACGGTGTATCACGCGGCCAGCTTGCCCGAACAAGCCGGCGAGCTGCTCAGCGCCCTCAGTGTGCTGCTGACGCCGGCCCTGCGCCCTGAGGAAGTCAGCACCGAGCGCGGAGTGATTTTGGAAGAAATTGAGATGTACGCCGATCAGCCCGACTCGCGCCTCATGGACATCCTGAACGCCGAATACTGGGGTGAACATCCGCTGGGCCACTTGGTGCTGGGTACGGCGCAAACGGTCAGCGCTTTGACACCTGAGGTGCTGCGCCGCAACTTTGCTGAGCGCTACGCTGCGCCGAATATCACGCTGGCGGTCTGCGGCCAATTTGACGAGCAGGCGGTACTGGACGCCGCCGAGCAAGCCTGTGCCGAGTGGCCCCGCCATTCGTTCGAGCGGCAAATCACGCCCCACGTTCCCCAAAGCGGCCTGAGCGTGACGCCTGACCCCGAGCTCAGCCGCGCTCAGGTGGCGCTGGCCGCACCGGGCCTCAGCAACGCCGACCCGCTGCGCGAAGCGGCCCACGTGCTGACCGAGATCATCGGCGGCGAAAACGGTCGGCTCTACTGGGCTTTGGTGGACACCGGCCTGTGTGACAGCGCTGACCTCTCACACGCCGAGTACGACGGTGCGGGCATGTTCGTGGGCGGCTTTTCCTGCGACCCGCCGCGTACCCAAGAAGTTCTGGACGCTTACCGCGCCGTGCTGGGTGAAGTGCAAAACGGCGGCATCACCGACCTCGAAGTGCGCCGAGCTGCCCGCAAAATCGCGGTGGGGGCGCTGCTGAGAAGTGGCACGCCGCAGGGCCGTTTGTTTAGCCTCGGCATGGATTATCTGGCACGCGGCGAACTCATCAGCGCCTCGGAGAGCGTGCGCCGTTACGCTGACGTGACGCCAGAGCAAGTCCGCGCCGTGCTGGAGCGCAGACCATTTGATGTATTGCGGGTGGCGGTGCTGGGGCCGGTTGGGGAATTGGTTTAGGGGCTTACTCTTTGATATTTACACTGAGGAAGACGCTTTCTTTCAGGTTGGCGGCGATCCAGCGCTGAAACTGGTGGTTTACCCCTCTGTTGGGTCGGAAGGCGAAACCCACTCCCCCAGCAAATACGCCAGCCGCGTCTGCGCTCCTTCCTGACTCCCGTACACGCTCCGCAGCAGTTCACCGCCCGGCGCGAAGGCCAGCCAGTGCGGCGTGCCTTGGGTCTGCCAGAACTCGGCCACCGAGCCGTCCAAATCCAGCGCGACGGGAAACGGCAACTTGGCGTAGTCACGGGCAAAGTTAAGTAACTGCGGCTCAACTTGCTCACGCGCATAAAAGCGGTGGCCCCGGCTGGTGTGAACTGCCAGCAAGTTCACCGAATCCCCAAACTCGGCGTGCAGACGCCGCATAAACGGAATGCCCCGCGACACGCAGGCTGGGCATTCCAAGCTAAAAAACTGCACCAGTCCGGGCCGCGTCCACTCGGCAGGGTCGGGCACGGCGTTCAGATGCACAAATTCGGTGGGAGCAGGCCAGCGCACAGCAGCAGTATTCCACGCGCTAGCATGCTCAGCATGTTACGTTCTCTGCTCGCGTTGTCGGCGCTGCTGCTCATTCCAACTTCTCTGGCGACCAGTGTGGCCGAAGTCAAGAAAAAAGGTGTGCTGGTGCTCGGCACCGATCCCACCTTTCAGCCGTTTGAATTCAAAGGCGAAGACGGCAGCATTCAGGGCTTTGACATCGACATTGCCAAAGCGGTGGCCAAAGATTTGGGCGTCAAACTCCAGATTCAGGCGGTGGGCTTCGGCGCACTGATGCCGCAGTCGGTTACCTCGGGGCGGGTGGACATGGCCATGAGCGCCATTACCATCACGTCTGAGCGGGCCAAAGTGGTGAGTTTCAGTTCGCCGTATTACCGTAGCGCCCAGGTCTTTATCGTCAAGGCGGGCAATCCGAGTAAGTTCGCTTGGCCCGCCGACGTCAAAAACATCAACATCGGGGTGCAGGCCACCACCACCGGCCAATTCGCGGCCAACGACACCCTCAAGCCCAAGGGAGCCAACCTCAAGGTCTATGACGACTTCGCGGCGGGCCTCGCCGACGTGCAGGCGGGCCGAATCGTAGCGCTGATCGGCGACGCGCCCACAGTCACCGACCTTAAACGGCGCTTGCCCGGCCAGTTTGATCAAGCCGGCAAAGCGCTGGTGGCCGAAGATTACGGCGCTGTGTTCAAGAAAGGAAGCGACCTCGCCGCCGCCGCCGACAAAACCTTGGCCCGTATGAAAAAAAGCGGCGAATATCAAAAACTGCTCGACAAGTGGATTGTGCAAAAGTGATTTGAGCCGCGCTCTGAGGATTCCTCACCCGTAAGGCTGCTAGATTGACGACCGATGTGGTTTCGTGTCTTTTTGCTGCTGGCTCTCGCGGGTCTGGTGGCCCTCATTTCTCCGGCTGTGCCCGCACTGCTCAAGTACGGCGCTGTTCCTTCGGCCCCCGTACGCCCTGTGAACTTGCTGCTGGCGGGCGTCACTCCTGAATACGACGAGACTTCGGCGGTGTGGCCCTGGCCGGCCAAGCCTGAAGCGTATACCTACCTCACCGACACCATCGTGCTGGCGCAGTTGCGGGCGAGCGGCGAGGTGGAGCTGCTCAGTATTCCCCGCGATACCTGGGTCAACATTCCTTCTGTTGGGGGCAGTCAGGCGGGCTACGGCAAAATCAACGCCGCCAACCGGCGCGGCGGTCCCGAAGTGCTGGTTCAAGCGGTGCAAAACCTGACTGGCCTGCCGGTAGACGGTTACGCCCTGCTCAGCCTCAACGCCCTGCGCGACCTGACCAACGCTTCCGGCGGCGTTGATGTGAATGTGCCGGAGCGGATGCAGTACGACGACAACGCCGGAAAGCTGCATGTGGATTTGCAGCCGGGAATGCAGCACCTCAGCGGCCCGCAGGTCGAAGGCTTTTTGCGCTTTCGCCACGACAATCTGGGCGATATTGGCCGCGTGACCCGCCAGCAGCTTTATTTGCAGTCGCTCAGCCAAAAGCTGACGAGTCCGCTCAACGTCTGGCGCTGGCCCAGCGTGATTGGGGCGCTTGACCGCAACACTAAAGCGGGCCTGAGCCGTGAGGTGATTTCGCACACGCTCGGGGCACTGCTCTCCGGCCCCAAAATCAACACCCACACCTTACCCGGCGATTTTGGCCCGTCAGGAACATGGACGGCCAATCGCAGCGAGATTCGCGCCCTCATCTCCAAGTCGTTTAGTGATCCCAGCGACCCCAGAAGCCGCAGCGTGGCGATTGCCAATATCGACGCTCCAGCAGGCGCGGCCCGCGCCCTCCAAGACAAATTGGTGGCGGCGGGTTACAGCAACGTCTGGATCGTGAATTTGCAGCGCGGTCAAGCGCCGACCACCTTCATCGCAGGTGCGGCGGGCGCGGCGCTCAGCGGCCTCAGGGCGGATCTGGGTTACGGTCAGGTACAGGCGGCAGGCGGCGCAGCGGGTGCGGATCTCACGATTTTGCTGGGCAGCGACACGCCCGTGCCGAACTGAGGGAAGGTAAGAACCGCCGCCTCTGCTTCAAACCCGTAGTTCGTACAGCGCCACATCGTAGCCATGCACCACTTTGCGCCCGCGCACTTCAAAGCCGAATTGCTCGTAAATGGCCCGCAGCTTGGGACGGTTCCAGGTGGTGTCCAGTCGCAAGAAGGTGCAGCCCTCAGCTCTTGCTTCGCTAACCGCCGCTTCCAGCATTAGCTGCGCCAACCCTTGCCCCTGAAACTCAGGCGGCACGCCGAGCTTGTGGAGGTAAAGCGCTTCTCCCACTAAAGCGTCGGGCCAAAAGTCGGGGTCGGCGGCCAGCAGCACCATCGTGGCCGCCGCTTGGCCGCCCAACCAGCCGAGGCGAAAGCTGGCAGGCGGATACTGCGCTGTCAAGCGCTCCACCGTCATGGCGGAGTGCGGCCAGAGGGATTCGCCACGTGCTTGCAAGTTGCGGGCGGCGGCTTCCAGAATGCCGGCGCACAGCGGGAGTTCAGTCAGTTGAGCGGGCCGGACAGTCCAACTGAGCATGCTGAAGTCTAGAGCAAACCAGCCGCTTCAGTTCTGCCCGTACCTCGCTTATGTTCCCAGCGGCGGAGCGGCCTCGATCCCCGTGGCCCACAGCGCCGCGCCGCGCCGTTCCAGCCGCACACGCGGCAGCGGAGCGCGGGCCTTGCCGAACACCGCTTCACCCGAGCGCAGCGGATCGAAGACGCTGAAATGGCAGGGGCAACCGAGCCGGGGCATATTGTCCGGCGGGCGGTAACTGAAGCTGAAGGCCAGCACTTCGGGGTCTTTGACCAGGTTGACAGTGCAGCCCAAATGGGTACAGATTCGGCTGAAGGCGGCGTAGTGCTGCCCGTCCACCTCCAAGCTGCCGAGCGTGGCGGCGGGCAAGCGCAGCAGGATGCAGGGCCGCTTGTCGTAGCTAAATGCTTGCTGTGCCCACTCGCCGCTGAGCGCCGTCAGTGCCGCCACGCGCACGGCTGTTCCCGTCACAAAGTCAGGCGCACTGGGCTTTTCTTTGCCAAACGTGATGCGGCTGGCGTAGTAGCCCATATAGCCGAAGACGCCCACCGTCGCGCCGACCGGCAGCAGCCACCATTTTTCTAAAAGCTGACGGCGGGTGGGCATCAGCGAACCTGCCCTTCAGCCCCGCTCACTTCTGCCAGCCTTCCAACTTGCTCACCAGCGCTTCTAACTCCGCGCCCTTGATGTTGGGGTAAGCCGGCATAGCTCCCTTGCCATTTTGAATGACCGATTTCAGCTCGGCCCTGCTGAGGCGGCTCTCGTGCAGGTTGGGGCCGAGGCCGCCGCGCCCGCCCGCGCCGTGGCAACTGGCGCAGTTGGCCGCGTAGATTCGTGAAGCCGGGTCGGTTTGGGCCGTGCTGGCCCGCAACGTAGCGATCAAATCGTCGGCTTCGCGTCCGGCGGGATCTAAGCTCTGGTAGCGCTCCAGCGCGGCGAGGGCCAGCTTGGACTCGCCGAAATTGTTGAACGCGTAGCCGAGCAGCAACTGGCTTTCGGGGTCGCTCGGCGCGAGTTGGGCGGCGGTGCGAACCAGCAAAAAGGCTTGCGAGGCTTGCTGCTCGTTGGCCGGAGCGCTGCGGCCTTGCCCGGTCAGCAGCATGATGCCCAGCCGCCGCAGCGCTTTGGGCTGCTTGGGATCGAGCCGCAGCGCACTGGCGTAAGCGGCGCTGGCTTGGTCGTATTGGCCGGCGGTAAAGGCCGCGTCGCCCCACGCCAGATAAGCGGCTTGGGTTTGGCCGCGCTGCGCCTGCGCCTGCAAGCTCGGCAAGCTCAGGGCACTTTTGATGGCTGTTCCTTCGCCGCTGTCGAGCGCGGCCAATTGCCACTGCGGCACAAAGCTGAGTGCGCCCACGCCCACCACCGCTGCGGCCAGCACCACGCCGATCAGGGCGGGCGCGAATACGCTGCCGGATTTGGGCGCGGGCGGCAAGCCGTCGAGGGCACGCAGGCTGCGGGCGGCGCGGTTTTCCAAATCTGGGCGGCGGGCTTCATCCTCCAGGTCAATCAGTTCAGCCGTCAAAGCGTCGCGCTCACCTTCCAGACGCAGGCGCTCGGCAGCGTTGGGGTCGGCGGCGTTGCGGGCCCGCAGCGGCGAGACCACCGCCAGCAGCGCGGCCAAGCCCAGCAAGACCAGCAGCACGATCAGCAAAGCGTTCACGACTCCCCCCGCTGCTGCTCACGGCCAGCTTGGACTTGGGCGCGGATTTCGGCCAAATAGGGGTCTTCGGGTTCGTCGGCGTTGAGGGCGGGGTCAGCCGCCGTTTTGACGGGAGCAGCCGCGCCGCGCCGCTGACCGACCAAATAGCCCGTCAACGCCCCGCCGCCCAGTAGCAGCGCCAGAGACGGCAAAAGCCACAGCAGTTTTCCGGCAAAATCATTGGACGGCCTGAGCAGCACCCGCTGGCCGTAGCGCTCGCGAAAATAGTCGTAAATCTGCGCGTCCGTCTGCCCGGCTTGTGTCTGGGCGCTGATTTCTGAGAGCATCTGTTTGCTGATGTCGTTGCCGCTCTCGGTGATCGGCAGCACGTCGCGGCAAATCGGGCAGCGAATGCTGTTGCCGACGCGCGAAACTTGGCTTTGCTGCGCGGGGGTCAGCGGAGCGGCCAGCGCAGACGAAGCGAGCAGGAGAGCGGTCAGCAGGCGCTTGAGGGCCGACATTAGAACGTCACTCCGATGCTTTGCAGGCCTGCCGAGAGCCGCTCACGGGTCAATCCGCCCCGGTCAACCGACTTGATCAACCCGTCCGTGCCGATAAAAAAAGTTTCCGGCACGCCAGTGATGCCGTAATTGATCGACGTTTTGAGGTCGCTGTCGAGCAAGTTGGGGTAGGCCAGGCCGTAATCGGCAATGAACTTACGCATCCGCGTTTTGTCGGGGTCTTGAAACAGCACGCCGACCACGTTGAGGCCAGCCGCGCCCTGCTTTTCGCTGGCTTCGCGCAGGAGCGGCGCTTCGTCGCGGCACGGCACGCACCACGAGGCCCAGAAATTGAGCACCAGCGGCTTGCCTTTGAGCTGCTCCAAGCTCACCGTGCCGCCGTCCAGCGTTTTGAGGACGAATGTCGGCGCGGCCTTGCCCAGCAGCGGATCGCCCACGCCGCTCGAAGCGTCTTTGGGCCGCAGCAGCGCTACGCCCAGCGCCGCCACCAGCGCAAAGGCAATGCCCGGAGCGACAAAGCGCCGCCAAGCGGGAGGAGTGGAGTTGAGTTTGGTCATGAAGCTCCTTAAACGTGGCAGGTGGTGGTGGGAAGGGCAATCCCTGGCGCTCACTTCACTTTTCTCTCCGCTCCTGCCACTGGGAGAGGCGCTAAAAAGCGGAGTCCTTGTCTTTCTTAGGGGGTGGAGTGAGCAAATCGAATATCTCTCCCCGCTCCTCAGTCCGCCGCCACTGCCCCGCCCGTTACCTTGCGCACAGCGGGCCGCGCCGGAGATAGCAAGGTGACGCCCGCGCCCAGCACGATAATCAAAGTGCCGACCCAAATCCACGACACCAGCGGCGATTTGATGAGGCGGATGCTGGCCCACTTGCCATTTTTGTCGATGTTGGTGGTCACGAGGTAGGTGTCGCCCAGCACGCTGTAGCGCACGGCGGGAGTGGGAAATGGGGTGCCGGGGTCTTGGGCATAGACGTTCATGCGCGGCGCAAAACTCTGGCCATTGACCCGAATTTGGGTGATGGCGCTGGAGCCATAGTCATACTTGGCCTCGCGCAGGCTTTCGAGCCGCAGGGTGTCGCCCAGCACCTGTTTGTCTTGGCCGAGGTTGAGGGTGGTTTCGCCGCTCTGTTTGTACGCTCCCGAAAAGGCCAAGCCCAGCGCCAGCACCACCAAACCGAGGTGAGCGGTATACGCTCCGTAGCGGCGTGGCTGCTCACTGAGCAGGGCCGTGAGGCTGCCGCGCTGTCTGGCCGCCCGGAGGGTCAGGGTGGCGAGTCCGGCGACGTTGTAGGCGCACAGGGCCAGTGTCAGCAGTACTGCCACGCTCCGGACGCCCAGCACGGCGGCGATGATGGCCGCCAGCACGCCCGTTCCAACCGGCAGCCGCAGGGCCATCAGCAGGCTCTCGCCGTCAGCCCGACGCCAGGGCAGCAGCGGCCCGACGCCCATCAGCAGCAGCAAACCGAGGCCAATCGGCACGCTGAAGGTATTGAAAAACGGTGCGCCGATGCTGCTCTTGCGGCCCGTCACGGCTTCCACGATCACCGGAAACAGGGTGCCGAGCAGCACCACGGCGCTGAACACCAAAAACAGCCAGTTGCCCGCCAGAAACGCAGCTTCGCGGCTGAGCGGTGCGGGCGCTTCACCCAGGTCGCGCAGCTTGGGGGTGCGCCAGGCGGTCAGGGCCACGCCGCCGATCAGCAGCAATGCCAGAAAACCCAGAAACACAGGGCCGACTGGCCCGCCCGCGAAGGCGTGGACGCTCTGCACGATGCCGCTGCGGTTCAGGAAGGTGCCCAGCACGGTGGAGGTGTAGGCCAGCACGATGAGCCAGATGTTCCAGCCGCGCAGCAAGTTGCGTTTTTCCTGAATCTGGATGCTGTGCAAAAAAGCGGTGGTCAGCAGCCAGGGAATGAAGCTGGCATTCTCGACCGGATCCCAGGCCCAGTAGCCGCCCCAGCCCAATGTTTCGTAGCTCCACCAACCGCCCGCCACAATCGCGGCGGTCAAAAAGACCCAGGCCATCAGCGTCCAGCGGCGGGTCACGCTCAGCCAGTGATCCGAGAGTCGCCCAGTAATGAGCGCGGCCACCGCGTAGGCAAACGGCACGCTCAGGCCCACGAAGCCCAAATACAGCAAGACCGGGTGAACGGCCATCATCCAGTGGTTTTGCAGCGCCGGATTCGGCCCCTGCCCCTGCAACGGAATCTGTGCCAGCGGGGTAAACGGCGAGGCCACTCCTGCCACCACGCCCACGAAAAACAGCAGTGAAACGAACATCGCTCCCAGTGCCCAGGGCCGCAGAGCGTCGCGCCGCAGGGTCAGGCTGAGAATGAAAGCGTAGCCCGCCAGCAGCCAGGCCCACAGCAAGATGGAGCCTTCCAGCGCTCCCCACAGCGAGGTGATCTTGACCCAAGTCGGTGAGGTGGTCATCGAGTGCTCGGCCACGTAACGCACCGAGAAGTCGTCGCGCAGCAGGGCCGAGAGCAGCGCCAGAATCGCCAAACTGACAAAGGCGAACACCGCCCAAACGCTGCGGCGGGCCGCTTCGGTGCTGCGCGGGTCGCTTCGCAGGCCACCCAGCACCGAGAGCCACAGCCCCGCCAACGTAAAGGCTAGGGCCAGCAGCATGGCGACTTGGCCCAGCGCGGCCAGAGGACTGGACTGAAATGAAATCAGATTCAGCATGATCGTTGCTGCTCCTTACTGCCCTTCGGCGTTGGCGTCTTTGGCATTTTTCAGCATGTCTTTGAGTTCGCTCTGGCTACGCGGGATGCGGTATTCCTCGCTGTGCTTGACGATCAGTTCGTTGGCGTGAAAGACATTCTGGGCATTGAAGGTGCCGCGCACCACCACGCCCTGATTTTCCTTGAACAAGTCCGATACCGCGCCCTGATACACCACCGGAAACGTCGCGCTGCCGTCGGTGACGTTGAAATTCAGGTCGAGCGAATTGCGGTCATACTTCACGGCCCTGACGAGGCCGCCGATTCTGACGGTGTGGCCCTGCAAGTTGGCGGCCTGGGCCTTGTACTCGGTGGGCGTCACGAAGTATTCGATGCTCTGGGCGAGGTTGCCGAAGATGATGTAAGTCAGTAAGCCAGCGAGGGCCACGCCCGCCAGCACATACGGCAGCGGGTTTTTCCTGCGCCTTCTGGCCTGAGGGAGTTGAGGAGACGAGGGCGCACTCACAGTTCCCTCTCTTCTTGCCGCAGCCGCCACCAGACCCAGCCCAGATAGCCGATCAGAATCACGAACGTAACGACGTAAGTAATGAGGACGTAGCCCGAATACTTATCCACGGCGCACCTCGCTCTGGCTCAGCGGCTGATTCAGGGGCGGCAATTCAAATTCGCGCTCTTCGCGGCGCTCCTGCTTGGCCGCCAAAATGCCGCGCACCCGCAGCAAGTAAACGTAAAGCAAGGTAAAGGCGAGCGTCATGACGGTCAGGGCGATGCCGTACACCGGAGCCGCGCCCCACTGCATTCCGCCGAGCAGCTTGAGGGTCTGGGTCTGGTGAACCCCGCGCCACCACTCCACCGCCATGTAATTGACCGGAATGTAGAGCGTGCCGACCACGCCGATCACCGCCGAAACGCGGGCGCGGCGCTCGGGGTCGTCGATCAGGCCGCGCACCAGCAGGTAAGCGCCGTACACCACCAGCGAGAGGGCGGTGGTGGTCAGCCGGGCGTCCCACACCCAGTAGGTGCCCCAGGTCGGCTTGGCCCACAGCATGCCGCCCACGATGGTCGCCACTGTAAACAGCACTCCGATTTCACCGCTGCTCATGGCGAGGCGGTCGTAGCGGCGCTGGCGGGTGATGAGGTACAGCAGCCCGAACAACCCGGTGCCGCCATACGCAAGGTAACTCAGCCATGCGGTCGGCACATGCACGAACATCAGCCGCACGAGGAGGCCCTGATTGACGTCGGCGGGTGCGGTGAGACTCAGCCACAGGCCGGCCAGCACACTGAGGGCCGTCACTGCGCCGAGAACGGGGGTGAGACGGTCTTTTTTCGAGCCTGTTTTACTGAGCGTGGTCACACTGGTCATTGTGTCTCCAAACGGGCGGAGCGAAGGTAAGAGAAGGCGGCAAAAAGGCCGAGGGGAGCGGGCAATTCCAGCTTGGAGAAGCTCGCC contains:
- a CDS encoding c-type cytochrome, translated to MNALLIVLLVLLGLAALLAVVSPLRARNAADPNAAERLRLEGERDALTAELIDLEDEARRPDLENRAARSLRALDGLPPAPKSGSVFAPALIGVVLAAAVVGVGALSFVPQWQLAALDSGEGTAIKSALSLPSLQAQAQRGQTQAAYLAWGDAAFTAGQYDQASAAYASALRLDPKQPKALRRLGIMLLTGQGRSAPANEQQASQAFLLVRTAAQLAPSDPESQLLLGYAFNNFGESKLALAALERYQSLDPAGREADDLIATLRASTAQTDPASRIYAANCASCHGAGGRGGLGPNLHESRLSRAELKSVIQNGKGAMPAYPNIKGAELEALVSKLEGWQK
- a CDS encoding ubiquinol-cytochrome c reductase iron-sulfur subunit, with the protein product MPTRRQLLEKWWLLPVGATVGVFGYMGYYASRITFGKEKPSAPDFVTGTAVRVAALTALSGEWAQQAFSYDKRPCILLRLPAATLGSLEVDGQHYAAFSRICTHLGCTVNLVKDPEVLAFSFSYRPPDNMPRLGCPCHFSVFDPLRSGEAVFGKARAPLPRVRLERRGAALWATGIEAAPPLGT
- a CDS encoding heme lyase CcmF/NrfE family subunit, whose translation is MLNLISFQSSPLAALGQVAMLLALAFTLAGLWLSVLGGLRSDPRSTEAARRSVWAVFAFVSLAILALLSALLRDDFSVRYVAEHSMTTSPTWVKITSLWGALEGSILLWAWLLAGYAFILSLTLRRDALRPWALGAMFVSLLFFVGVVAGVASPFTPLAQIPLQGQGPNPALQNHWMMAVHPVLLYLGFVGLSVPFAYAVAALITGRLSDHWLSVTRRWTLMAWVFLTAAIVAGGWWSYETLGWGGYWAWDPVENASFIPWLLTTAFLHSIQIQEKRNLLRGWNIWLIVLAYTSTVLGTFLNRSGIVQSVHAFAGGPVGPVFLGFLALLLIGGVALTAWRTPKLRDLGEAPAPLSREAAFLAGNWLFLVFSAVVLLGTLFPVIVEAVTGRKSSIGAPFFNTFSVPIGLGLLLLMGVGPLLPWRRADGESLLMALRLPVGTGVLAAIIAAVLGVRSVAVLLTLALCAYNVAGLATLTLRAARQRGSLTALLSEQPRRYGAYTAHLGLVVLALGLAFSGAYKQSGETTLNLGQDKQVLGDTLRLESLREAKYDYGSSAITQIRVNGQSFAPRMNVYAQDPGTPFPTPAVRYSVLGDTYLVTTNIDKNGKWASIRLIKSPLVSWIWVGTLIIVLGAGVTLLSPARPAVRKVTGGAVAAD
- the ccmE gene encoding cytochrome c maturation protein CcmE, with the translated sequence MSAPSSPQLPQARRRRKNPLPYVLAGVALAGLLTYIIFGNLAQSIEYFVTPTEYKAQAANLQGHTVRIGGLVRAVKYDRNSLDLNFNVTDGSATFPVVYQGAVSDLFKENQGVVVRGTFNAQNVFHANELIVKHSEEYRIPRSQSELKDMLKNAKDANAEGQ
- a CDS encoding cytochrome c-type biogenesis protein, whose amino-acid sequence is MSALKRLLTALLLASSALAAPLTPAQQSQVSRVGNSIRCPICRDVLPITESGNDISKQMLSEISAQTQAGQTDAQIYDYFRERYGQRVLLRPSNDFAGKLLWLLPSLALLLGGGALTGYLVGQRRGAAAPVKTAADPALNADEPEDPYLAEIRAQVQAGREQQRGES
- a CDS encoding GNAT family N-acetyltransferase; its protein translation is MLSWTVRPAQLTELPLCAGILEAAARNLQARGESLWPHSAMTVERLTAQYPPASFRLGWLGGQAAATMVLLAADPDFWPDALVGEALYLHKLGVPPEFQGQGLAQLMLEAAVSEARAEGCTFLRLDTTWNRPKLRAIYEQFGFEVRGRKVVHGYDVALYELRV
- a CDS encoding TlpA disulfide reductase family protein; protein product: MTKLNSTPPAWRRFVAPGIAFALVAALGVALLRPKDASSGVGDPLLGKAAPTFVLKTLDGGTVSLEQLKGKPLVLNFWASWCVPCRDEAPLLREASEKQGAAGLNVVGVLFQDPDKTRMRKFIADYGLAYPNLLDSDLKTSINYGITGVPETFFIGTDGLIKSVDRGGLTRERLSAGLQSIGVTF